One part of the Terriglobia bacterium genome encodes these proteins:
- a CDS encoding sel1 repeat family protein, which yields MLRITRNETMREVPGKKSALFCGILITCAFVALVVSTGWTQAPPGNGNDPTANPAFQKDLAAANAGDVQAQIRVAKFYHQGPNRARNYSEAARWFKAASNQGSQEASAWLGSFMMYGRGVPKDYDQGIALITQAATANDPVGLRFAGQLAQKALHDDVQAASLFQQAADLGDANAMAWLGRMYLMGKGVPKDRNKAISLFNQGAAKRDPWAELALGRIFLQKDQKNPNRAVQLFTDSAAQGNAIAALRLGLMLQAGTEVPQDLTTAARYLRQSAGSGYGPGERALGRTFELGIGVPANPVYAFIWYNLASQQGDKLAGDRLAKLTGNMSSADLQKARLTLSKWDARIYADEQQ from the coding sequence ATGTTGCGAATCACCAGAAATGAAACCATGCGCGAAGTGCCGGGGAAAAAGAGTGCGTTGTTTTGCGGAATCCTGATTACCTGCGCATTTGTGGCGCTCGTGGTGTCGACGGGCTGGACGCAGGCCCCTCCCGGCAATGGAAACGACCCAACCGCCAACCCTGCATTCCAGAAAGACCTCGCAGCCGCCAATGCCGGCGACGTACAGGCGCAGATTAGAGTGGCCAAGTTTTACCATCAGGGCCCCAACCGCGCCAGAAATTACAGTGAGGCGGCCCGGTGGTTCAAGGCAGCCTCGAACCAGGGCTCACAGGAAGCCAGCGCGTGGTTGGGCAGCTTCATGATGTATGGCCGGGGAGTGCCCAAGGACTATGACCAGGGAATAGCGCTTATCACGCAGGCGGCAACTGCCAATGATCCGGTCGGTTTGAGATTCGCAGGCCAGCTGGCCCAGAAAGCGCTACATGATGACGTGCAGGCAGCATCTTTGTTCCAGCAAGCGGCGGATCTGGGTGATGCGAACGCAATGGCCTGGTTGGGGAGAATGTACCTGATGGGTAAGGGAGTTCCCAAGGACCGGAACAAAGCCATCAGCCTGTTCAATCAAGGAGCGGCCAAGCGAGATCCATGGGCGGAGCTGGCATTGGGCCGCATATTCCTCCAGAAAGACCAGAAAAATCCAAACCGCGCCGTCCAATTATTCACGGATTCCGCGGCGCAGGGTAACGCCATCGCGGCACTGCGGCTGGGGCTCATGCTGCAAGCCGGCACAGAGGTGCCGCAGGACCTTACTACCGCTGCTCGATACCTGCGGCAATCTGCGGGTTCCGGCTATGGTCCGGGTGAGCGGGCACTTGGACGTACCTTTGAACTCGGTATTGGCGTTCCCGCAAATCCGGTGTATGCGTTCATCTGGTACAACCTGGCTTCGCAGCAGGGAGACAAGCTCGCTGGAGACCGGCTGGCCAAATTGACCGGAAACATGAGCTCTGCCGATCTGCAGAAGGCGCGGCTGACTCTGAGCAAGTGGGACGCAAGGATCTACGCCGACGAGCAGCAGTGA
- a CDS encoding helix-turn-helix domain-containing protein, with product MSYDLNGLFNRIQLNLRSTPYLSLNELSTRIGVERHTIEKAVKQATSRTFRELRSEMLLEYARGLLDNNPHQSIKEVAFQLGYRSQRSFSRFIKSSVGCSPKELRADRNFEAVAVGPRTRGKPANSRSVQSTSKVSHQVACAVVIKE from the coding sequence ATGTCATACGATCTGAATGGGCTGTTCAACCGCATACAACTCAATCTGCGCTCCACCCCGTATCTATCCTTGAATGAGCTTTCCACTCGGATCGGCGTTGAACGCCATACCATCGAGAAAGCGGTCAAACAAGCGACCTCGAGAACGTTTCGCGAGTTGCGCAGTGAAATGCTGTTGGAGTATGCCAGGGGCCTGCTTGATAACAATCCTCATCAGAGCATCAAGGAAGTTGCTTTCCAGTTGGGCTATCGGTCACAAAGATCTTTTTCCAGGTTCATCAAGAGCAGCGTAGGTTGCTCGCCAAAGGAACTTCGAGCAGATCGTAACTTTGAAGCTGTGGCGGTGGGTCCGCGCACGCGGGGCAAGCCGGCAAATTCCAGATCTGTCCAATCAACATCCAAAGTGTCTCATCAAGTTGCTTGCGCTGTGGTCATCAAAGAATAG
- a CDS encoding nucleotidyltransferase domain-containing protein, with protein MQTVDRQPVKALTGDPLDDAVVQAVYEPSVAGVLLHGSRAAGAADELSDFDVICVLAPGHYELRREFLPFRSTYIDACYSPVAPLFRRLHSTFPNNNNFLLNALTGGRILLDTTGELSRLMASAQEKRAAGPPGVPESEAIITRKQIRAALSSAERILQRGQDAAEFGALAQVRLAEIFSKAIYTYQVERRRWTSSLPSVIRWAGLNCPELYLRARAYLIAMSDKERISALHNLLDMIDGSLLK; from the coding sequence ATGCAGACAGTCGATCGCCAGCCCGTAAAAGCACTCACTGGGGATCCGTTGGACGATGCCGTGGTGCAAGCAGTTTATGAACCTTCCGTCGCGGGTGTGTTGCTTCATGGTTCCCGGGCTGCAGGCGCTGCCGATGAACTCAGTGACTTTGACGTGATATGCGTTTTAGCCCCCGGCCACTATGAGTTACGACGCGAATTCTTGCCGTTCCGCAGTACTTACATTGACGCTTGCTATTCCCCTGTGGCGCCGCTGTTCCGCCGCCTGCACTCGACCTTCCCCAACAACAATAATTTTTTACTGAATGCGCTCACAGGTGGCCGCATTCTTCTCGATACCACGGGCGAATTATCCCGATTGATGGCCAGCGCGCAGGAAAAGCGGGCCGCCGGGCCGCCGGGCGTGCCCGAATCCGAGGCCATCATCACTCGCAAGCAGATAAGAGCGGCGCTGTCGTCGGCGGAGAGGATTTTGCAGCGGGGACAGGACGCGGCGGAATTCGGGGCGCTTGCACAAGTACGGTTGGCGGAAATTTTTTCCAAAGCAATCTATACGTATCAAGTGGAGCGCCGGCGCTGGACGTCTTCTCTTCCATCCGTGATCCGGTGGGCAGGGCTCAATTGTCCCGAGCTTTATCTGCGGGCGCGCGCTTACCTCATAGCCATGTCCGACAAAGAGCGTATTTCTGCCTTGCATAATTTGCTGGACATGATAGATGGCTCACTGTTGAAGTAG
- a CDS encoding VWA domain-containing protein, giving the protein MKASRLFSVVTMATAILACLFCGAASAQRSNRTTDQAESPRWRSYSRLVVVDVVVSDGHAPVKGLSKEAFEVFEKGREQTITGFEEHTIANQSQAEKARPLPPHTYSNQLARTESINILLLDALNTPVSDQRALRVEMADYLRSIPAKAPIAVFTLVSRLRLLHGLTADTASLLAALNGAKSPASPSPLLEDQNGSDASVMQADAAEQPLQLLEQFETETTAIHTDLRVQITVDAFKQIARYLSGIPGRKNLIWFSGSFPLSLEPSESSDDRFRGQRVYSDDLRQVGNDLAAARVAVYPVDARGLMPETLFSAAALNSAYGTSTPRSSGRGRALPGGPGAFVHDHSQFLRQTDAEHNSMKQIAEETGGAAFYSTNGFKEALAAALEDGANYYTLTYSPDNKSFDGRFRNITVKLSSGNYRLAYRRGYFARVPELHNPKDADALLSPYNPGIQLGAPPSSQVLFRIRVLRADATSRVQAGPAGLIKQTGQVERYLLDYKLEMPNIGYRFDTSYHLGLELVAIAYDPEGKPLNIANAAFQLHLRPSEYEKLVNEGLPLHQEIDVPVRNAYLRLVVHDLLTDLFGSIEVPLHSSALTAARRGRDFGRPFRYRLGQVPQAKRNAKFRILESS; this is encoded by the coding sequence GTGAAGGCATCTCGACTATTTTCGGTCGTGACCATGGCAACCGCAATTCTCGCCTGCCTCTTCTGCGGCGCCGCCAGCGCACAGCGCAGTAACAGAACAACGGATCAGGCTGAATCCCCGCGATGGCGAAGCTATTCTCGTCTTGTGGTGGTCGATGTGGTTGTGAGCGACGGCCATGCTCCCGTCAAGGGCTTATCGAAGGAAGCATTTGAGGTTTTTGAAAAAGGACGCGAGCAGACCATCACTGGATTCGAAGAGCACACCATAGCCAACCAGTCCCAAGCCGAAAAAGCACGGCCGCTGCCCCCTCATACCTACAGCAACCAGCTGGCTCGCACAGAATCCATCAACATTCTCCTGCTTGACGCACTGAACACGCCCGTGTCGGACCAACGCGCTCTTCGCGTGGAGATGGCAGACTACCTTAGGAGCATCCCAGCCAAGGCCCCCATTGCAGTGTTCACCCTCGTATCCAGGCTGCGACTCTTGCACGGACTCACCGCAGATACCGCATCCCTCCTGGCAGCACTGAACGGGGCCAAGAGCCCGGCCAGCCCCTCGCCGCTACTCGAAGATCAGAATGGTTCGGACGCTTCCGTCATGCAGGCGGACGCGGCTGAACAACCTTTGCAACTGCTGGAACAGTTCGAGACCGAGACCACCGCCATCCACACCGACCTTCGCGTCCAGATCACGGTTGATGCGTTCAAACAAATTGCCAGATATCTAAGCGGCATTCCGGGCCGTAAGAATCTGATCTGGTTCTCTGGTTCTTTCCCGTTGAGCCTGGAGCCCAGTGAATCATCCGATGATCGCTTTCGTGGGCAGCGCGTCTACAGTGACGATCTGCGGCAGGTTGGTAATGACCTGGCAGCCGCGCGTGTGGCCGTTTATCCAGTGGACGCACGTGGCTTGATGCCGGAAACACTCTTTAGCGCGGCCGCGTTGAATTCTGCTTATGGAACTTCAACTCCGCGGTCATCAGGTAGGGGACGCGCCCTGCCCGGAGGCCCCGGAGCATTCGTTCACGACCACTCCCAGTTCTTGCGGCAGACGGACGCAGAACACAACAGTATGAAGCAGATCGCCGAAGAAACCGGAGGTGCGGCTTTTTATTCTACCAATGGCTTCAAGGAAGCTTTGGCGGCGGCCCTGGAAGATGGTGCAAACTATTACACTTTAACTTACTCACCTGATAATAAATCGTTCGACGGTCGCTTTCGCAATATAACTGTGAAGCTCTCCAGTGGCAATTACCGTCTGGCCTACCGCCGCGGCTATTTTGCAAGGGTGCCGGAACTCCACAATCCAAAAGATGCCGACGCGCTTCTAAGTCCGTACAATCCCGGCATCCAGCTTGGCGCTCCTCCTTCCTCCCAGGTTCTGTTCCGCATCCGAGTTCTGCGTGCAGACGCAACATCACGTGTCCAGGCCGGTCCCGCAGGCCTGATAAAACAGACTGGGCAGGTGGAACGCTATCTCCTCGACTATAAGTTGGAGATGCCGAACATCGGGTACAGATTTGATACTAGTTATCATCTTGGTCTGGAGTTGGTGGCGATCGCTTATGATCCGGAAGGAAAGCCTCTGAACATCGCCAACGCGGCATTCCAACTTCACCTGCGGCCCTCCGAGTATGAAAAGCTGGTGAACGAGGGGTTACCTCTGCACCAGGAAATTGACGTGCCGGTGAGGAACGCGTATCTCCGGTTAGTCGTGCACGACCTGTTGACTGACCTGTTTGGCTCGATCGAAGTTCCCCTGCACTCGAGCGCGCTAACAGCCGCGAGACGCGGCCGGGATTTCGGTCGCCCTTTTCGGTATCGACTCGGACAAGTGCCGCAAGCAAAGAGGAACGCGAAATTCAGGATCCTTGAATCGAGTTAA
- a CDS encoding sulfite exporter TauE/SafE family protein: MEWIAGFVIATTVGLTGMGGGSFTVPILVLAGLPTAEAVGTAMLFAAFLRLVAAPIYLRRKHVHTRYLASLLIGAVPGVLAGSWALHSLGASSWKPAVLLAVGLMLVISSLLSFVPRLRKPDFARRNTPWLALLALPIGMETGFSSAGAGALGTVLLLNFSEMPVAQVVGTDILFGIVLAIVGSAFHLGWGSVHTETLLRLSAGGLPGVLLGCALARHIASAKLRAAVAVVAVALGLQLVLMAGRSLWENRVKHRDSQVIVLRSGLL, encoded by the coding sequence ATGGAATGGATTGCCGGCTTTGTAATTGCCACAACCGTTGGGCTGACTGGAATGGGTGGGGGCAGCTTTACTGTGCCGATTCTAGTGCTAGCTGGCCTGCCGACTGCTGAAGCCGTGGGAACCGCCATGCTATTCGCGGCCTTCCTACGCCTGGTTGCCGCGCCGATTTACCTTCGGCGCAAGCATGTCCATACTCGATATCTGGCGTCGCTGTTGATAGGGGCGGTCCCCGGCGTCCTCGCCGGAAGCTGGGCGCTGCACTCCCTCGGCGCTTCGTCCTGGAAACCAGCTGTGCTGTTGGCTGTGGGGTTGATGCTGGTAATTTCTTCGCTCCTGAGTTTCGTTCCTCGCCTGCGAAAGCCGGATTTTGCGCGAAGAAATACTCCCTGGCTGGCTTTGCTGGCCTTGCCCATCGGCATGGAAACAGGCTTCTCTTCCGCCGGGGCCGGCGCGCTCGGAACAGTCCTCTTGCTGAATTTTTCGGAAATGCCAGTCGCACAAGTTGTCGGAACTGACATTTTGTTTGGGATTGTTCTGGCAATCGTCGGCAGCGCATTCCATTTAGGCTGGGGTTCAGTGCACACTGAGACTCTGCTGCGCTTGTCGGCTGGCGGACTGCCAGGTGTGCTCTTAGGCTGCGCTTTGGCGAGACACATTGCCAGCGCCAAACTTAGAGCAGCCGTGGCCGTGGTCGCGGTTGCATTGGGATTGCAGCTCGTTTTGATGGCTGGCCGCAGCTTGTGGGAAAATCGGGTAAAGCATCGTGATTCACAAGTGATCGTCCTTCGAAGCGGCCTCCTATAG